In Candidatus Poribacteria bacterium, the following are encoded in one genomic region:
- a CDS encoding phytanoyl-CoA dioxygenase family protein, with the protein MAKALSLVAYDDLESQVEALERDGYVYFPNVLDADEIAELRATMDQLEAIPVSHDRDETPQNGDAFLHKLISNSFNRDPLYLQFLDRPPVFEVAEATHGEDFHCIGMHSWLTGPGRPDQGLHSDWLPISLPADVRSDPRVKIPIFITTAHYYLNDMYEELGPTKFVPGSHFSGCSPNGATEWNNRGEESILCNAGDVVLFRSEVWHRGSANTSAETRYLMQVHYAQRMITQKYPPYLNKFQFDESILAQATPRQRRLMGDHRPSNYD; encoded by the coding sequence ATGGCGAAAGCCCTCTCCCTCGTTGCCTATGATGACTTGGAAAGCCAAGTTGAAGCCTTGGAAAGGGATGGATATGTCTATTTTCCCAACGTGCTTGATGCCGATGAAATTGCTGAATTGCGTGCAACCATGGATCAATTAGAGGCAATCCCAGTGTCTCATGATCGGGACGAAACCCCTCAAAATGGCGACGCATTCCTCCATAAACTCATCAGCAACTCGTTTAATCGAGACCCGTTGTATCTCCAATTCCTTGACAGACCTCCCGTTTTTGAAGTTGCCGAGGCGACGCACGGCGAGGATTTTCATTGCATCGGTATGCATTCGTGGCTGACAGGACCGGGACGTCCGGATCAGGGACTACATTCGGATTGGCTGCCAATCTCTCTACCCGCAGACGTTCGTTCCGATCCCCGCGTCAAAATCCCCATTTTCATCACTACCGCCCATTACTATCTCAATGATATGTATGAGGAATTAGGACCAACAAAGTTTGTTCCGGGCAGTCATTTTTCTGGGTGCTCTCCAAACGGCGCAACCGAGTGGAATAACCGCGGAGAAGAGAGTATCTTATGCAATGCTGGGGACGTGGTGCTTTTCCGTAGTGAAGTCTGGCATCGTGGCTCAGCCAATACGAGTGCCGAAACCCGTTACCTTATGCAGGTGCACTATGCCCAGCGGATGATCACACAGAAGTATCCGCCCTATCTGAATAAGTTCCAGTTTGACGAGTCGATTCTCGCCCAAGCAACCCCACGACAGAGGCGACTCATGGGGGACCATCGACCGAGTAACTATGATTGA
- a CDS encoding phytanoyl-CoA dioxygenase family protein, whose translation MAKALSLIAYNDLESRVEALERDGYVYFPNVLNAEEVAKLRAMVDRLETIPECLDRHQTPQNGGKFLNKIINNSFNRDPLYLQFLDKSPIIEVAEATHGEDCHCIGMQSWVTGPGRPDQGLHTDWLPISLPADIRSDPRVKVPIFITTAHYYLNDMYEELGPTKFVPGSHFSGCSPNGQTEWNNRGEESILCNAGDVVLFRSEVWHRGSANTSDETRYLLQVHYAQRMITQKYPPYLNKFQFDASILAQANPQQKRLMGDHRPSNYD comes from the coding sequence ATGGCAAAAGCCCTCTCACTGATTGCCTACAACGACTTAGAAAGCCGAGTGGAAGCACTGGAAAGGGATGGTTATGTCTATTTCCCTAACGTGCTTAATGCTGAGGAAGTCGCCAAATTGCGAGCCATGGTGGATCGATTAGAGACGATCCCAGAGTGTTTGGATCGGCACCAAACACCTCAAAATGGTGGAAAATTCCTCAACAAAATCATCAATAACTCGTTTAATCGAGACCCGTTGTATCTCCAATTCCTTGACAAATCACCCATTATTGAAGTTGCCGAGGCAACGCACGGCGAGGATTGTCATTGCATCGGCATGCAATCGTGGGTGACGGGACCGGGACGTCCGGATCAGGGGTTACACACAGATTGGTTGCCAATCAGCCTACCTGCAGACATTCGTTCCGATCCGCGCGTCAAAGTCCCAATCTTTATCACTACTGCCCATTATTATCTCAACGATATGTATGAGGAATTAGGACCGACGAAGTTTGTTCCGGGCAGCCATTTTTCTGGGTGTTCTCCAAACGGACAAACCGAATGGAATAACCGGGGTGAAGAGAGCATCTTATGCAATGCTGGGGACGTGGTGCTTTTCCGCAGTGAAGTCTGGCATCGTGGTTCAGCCAACACGAGTGACGAAACCCGCTATCTTTTGCAGGTGCACTATGCCCAGCGGATGATTACACAGAAGTACCCACCCTATCTAAATAAATTTCAGTTTGATGCCTCGATCCTCGCCCAAGCGAACCCTCAGCAGAAACGACTCATGGGCGATCATCGACCCAGTAACTACGATTAA
- a CDS encoding phytanoyl-CoA dioxygenase family protein: protein MNTQVTNDQIEFYRENGFLIIDNFLNGSELLLWQDTVDEAVAQHVSRSDAYHNQSGEDSYYKNVFVQCVNLWKTSEKIKQLILNPELGSLAADLAGTSGVRLYHDHAMVKQPWANPTNFHVDNPYDPFYSHQAIMFWIALDDATLQNGCLYFLPGTHKTSGFEVGGSLGQVGIGELFREYPEWAEIEPYAAEMKAGAGVFISGMVAHAAGPNMTTHPRRAFAMLFMPEDATFNGKKSALPDEVFAKLEVGDVLADDAHLPLIFSYQEGSTLPNQS, encoded by the coding sequence ATGAATACACAAGTTACGAACGATCAGATCGAATTTTACCGCGAAAATGGATTCCTGATTATTGACAATTTCCTGAACGGTTCCGAGTTGTTATTGTGGCAGGATACCGTGGACGAGGCTGTTGCGCAGCATGTGAGCCGTTCTGATGCCTATCACAACCAAAGCGGAGAAGACAGCTACTACAAGAATGTCTTCGTTCAATGCGTCAATTTGTGGAAGACGAGCGAGAAGATTAAACAGTTAATTCTCAACCCTGAGTTGGGTAGTCTGGCGGCAGACCTCGCCGGTACTTCGGGTGTGCGATTGTATCACGACCACGCCATGGTTAAGCAACCGTGGGCAAATCCGACGAACTTCCATGTCGATAATCCGTATGACCCGTTCTATTCACATCAGGCAATCATGTTCTGGATAGCTCTTGATGATGCAACGCTTCAAAACGGCTGTTTGTATTTTCTGCCCGGTACACATAAGACGAGCGGCTTTGAGGTTGGTGGGAGCCTCGGACAGGTTGGTATCGGTGAGCTGTTCCGAGAGTATCCAGAGTGGGCGGAGATTGAACCCTACGCCGCTGAGATGAAAGCGGGAGCCGGCGTGTTCATCAGTGGGATGGTCGCGCATGCGGCGGGACCGAATATGACAACACACCCGCGCCGTGCGTTCGCCATGCTCTTTATGCCGGAGGATGCCACGTTCAATGGGAAGAAAAGCGCGTTGCCCGATGAAGTATTTGCGAAGTTAGAGGTCGGCGATGTGTTGGCGGACGATGCACATCTGCCACTGATTTTCTCGTATCAAGAGGGTAGTACATTGCCAAATCAGTCTTAA
- a CDS encoding carbon-nitrogen hydrolase family protein: MTNNQIKIAACQLLTSEDVSTNTAKVLQQIETCAEMEIQIAAFPEGCLFGYCCRTDYWERISPQVFKEAEAEIAEAARRHGIAVIVGSAHHDGENWHNDLAIFDPQGTLKYRYGKTFLAGEQWCTNNRGPLPIVELAGVTCCFIICHDVRYPELVKLPAAMGAQLCIFCSCEAGLLSEYKLSAYRAMPISRATENGIYLLMANTPADPDDLRATGASHGNSKIVHPDGNVIIEAGFFGDDIVSATIDLSQATGSQAKRTYNEDTILREWFRQGCEFVVKV; the protein is encoded by the coding sequence ATGACTAATAACCAGATTAAAATCGCGGCGTGTCAATTGCTCACCAGTGAAGATGTTTCTACCAATACTGCAAAAGTGCTCCAGCAGATTGAAACGTGTGCAGAGATGGAGATTCAGATTGCGGCATTCCCTGAAGGATGCCTGTTCGGCTACTGCTGTCGGACGGATTATTGGGAACGTATCTCGCCACAGGTTTTTAAAGAAGCTGAGGCGGAAATAGCGGAAGCGGCGCGTCGGCATGGAATCGCCGTTATTGTCGGCTCCGCGCATCACGATGGAGAGAATTGGCACAACGACCTTGCTATTTTCGATCCGCAAGGAACCCTCAAATACCGTTACGGCAAAACCTTTCTCGCAGGGGAACAGTGGTGTACCAACAATCGCGGTCCGCTACCGATTGTGGAACTCGCTGGTGTTACGTGCTGCTTCATCATCTGCCACGATGTTCGCTATCCAGAGTTAGTCAAATTGCCTGCAGCGATGGGCGCGCAACTCTGCATCTTCTGCTCGTGTGAAGCAGGGTTGCTATCGGAATATAAACTCTCCGCTTATCGCGCTATGCCGATCTCACGTGCGACAGAAAACGGTATCTATCTCCTGATGGCGAACACACCTGCAGATCCAGATGATTTGCGGGCAACGGGTGCCTCACACGGCAACTCTAAGATTGTGCATCCAGATGGTAATGTTATCATAGAGGCTGGGTTCTTCGGAGATGACATCGTTTCGGCAACGATAGACCTCTCACAGGCGACAGGTTCGCAGGCGAAACGAACCTACAATGAAGACACCATCCTGCGGGAATGGTTCCGACAAGGGTGCGAATTCGTTGTAAAAGTCTGA
- a CDS encoding NUDIX hydrolase yields MQSNIDHTIIQQLVTDSQKDGVQKLVVGAVISKNNKFLLLERVLSDFMGGFVEIPSGTVETGEDLLTALAREVQEETGLVVISVLECLGSFDYRSSSGKKTRHFNFFVEVEDGEIKLDPAEHQAYYLVALSDAAFTTLNISDATKAILRTASQR; encoded by the coding sequence ATGCAGTCAAACATTGACCACACTATCATTCAGCAGTTGGTCACCGATTCTCAAAAAGATGGCGTCCAAAAATTGGTTGTGGGGGCGGTAATCTCGAAAAATAACAAGTTCCTGCTTTTGGAGCGAGTGCTATCTGACTTCATGGGTGGATTTGTTGAAATTCCAAGTGGTACCGTGGAGACGGGGGAGGATCTACTCACAGCACTCGCACGGGAAGTGCAGGAAGAGACAGGGCTTGTGGTAATATCAGTCCTTGAATGTCTCGGATCCTTTGATTATCGATCCAGTTCCGGTAAAAAAACGAGACATTTCAACTTTTTCGTTGAGGTGGAGGACGGTGAGATCAAACTGGACCCTGCTGAACATCAGGCATACTACTTAGTTGCGTTGTCTGATGCGGCGTTCACAACGCTTAACATCTCGGATGCTACCAAGGCTATTCTCAGGACTGCATCGCAACGATGA
- a CDS encoding amidohydrolase family protein: MPNQTVQIRTGQLVDGISTYAKNNQAILVIDGRINAVGHYEEIAKQTPPDAEVVNLGDAYITPGLIDGHTHLSLAGDGRNYVQMFSETDEMMVLTGAMNLQRHLTAGITTIREHGARNKVGFTLKEGLERGYIPGPRTLVSGRPITCTGGHFHMCNETADGVAEMRRSVRRLVHEGADYIKIMASGGGTAGTIPGRASYSVAELHAAVHEAHHFHRLTVAHCRAKESMVRAVEAGIDLMEHAEFLDPDGELRFDPKIAEMMAESGIWISPTLQAWTGYPRIVELRTKRDTDAISADEATELQRLEARAEVRLDVMRRMLDYGLRDRIVPGTDSGVGNLAFGHLDYDLQLLVQVGFTPAEALISATRISAEAIGMADEIGTIEVGKIADLVAFEGDPTNDVDAFSRVIAVFQAGQRVK; this comes from the coding sequence ATGCCAAATCAAACTGTCCAGATCCGTACCGGTCAGCTCGTCGATGGGATCAGTACATACGCTAAGAACAATCAGGCGATTCTTGTGATTGATGGACGGATTAATGCCGTTGGACATTACGAAGAGATTGCGAAACAGACACCACCTGACGCAGAAGTTGTTAATCTTGGAGACGCGTATATCACACCGGGACTCATTGATGGACATACACATCTGAGCCTCGCAGGCGATGGGCGGAACTACGTTCAGATGTTCTCGGAAACCGATGAGATGATGGTGCTGACCGGTGCGATGAATCTGCAACGCCATCTCACCGCAGGGATCACAACCATCCGCGAACACGGAGCAAGGAATAAGGTAGGATTCACGCTCAAGGAAGGGCTTGAACGCGGTTACATTCCTGGTCCCCGCACCTTAGTAAGCGGACGACCCATCACTTGCACAGGTGGGCATTTCCACATGTGTAACGAGACAGCGGATGGTGTGGCTGAGATGCGACGCTCCGTCCGCCGCTTGGTTCACGAGGGTGCGGATTACATCAAGATTATGGCATCTGGCGGAGGGACTGCTGGAACGATTCCGGGACGCGCCAGTTACTCTGTTGCTGAGTTGCACGCCGCTGTTCACGAGGCACACCACTTCCATCGGCTCACGGTGGCGCATTGCCGCGCAAAGGAGTCGATGGTGCGTGCGGTTGAAGCGGGCATTGATCTGATGGAGCATGCGGAATTCCTCGACCCAGACGGTGAACTCCGGTTCGATCCCAAAATTGCCGAAATGATGGCAGAATCCGGCATCTGGATCAGTCCAACCCTTCAAGCATGGACGGGTTATCCTCGCATCGTTGAACTCCGCACGAAACGGGACACGGATGCGATTTCTGCTGACGAAGCAACCGAATTACAGCGACTTGAGGCGCGGGCAGAAGTCCGTTTAGATGTGATGCGACGCATGCTTGACTATGGACTCCGCGATCGGATTGTTCCGGGCACGGATTCAGGGGTCGGCAATCTCGCATTCGGTCATCTTGATTATGATTTGCAACTGCTCGTTCAAGTCGGATTTACGCCTGCGGAGGCACTTATCTCAGCGACCCGCATTTCCGCCGAGGCGATCGGAATGGCAGATGAGATTGGGACGATCGAGGTGGGGAAAATTGCTGATCTCGTTGCTTTTGAGGGCGATCCGACAAATGACGTAGATGCCTTTAGCCGAGTGATTGCGGTATTTCAAGCCGGACAACGGGTGAAATAA
- a CDS encoding sigma 54-interacting transcriptional regulator, with the protein MKWINIAKTSEIEPGQNILVKWDGENIAIFNTGTEFYAINNTCPHQGGPLNEGTLAGEVVTCPWHGWQYNLKSGCPITTPNLRTYPLRLDRDTLQIAISPEVSANNRLEGTVFNQTIETDQVYEILEQIQLGKTLDEVFENIHEGLQNVVPHNRLGIALIDESSGNLVQCKTKSNRKILLDNGFSAKIKGSSLEPILNSGEARIIDDFQEILARRPTDWTRLMVQEGMRSNLTLPLKVQGKPIGVVFFTSEKPRAFSEAHIGRLKPIAGQLSILIEKGNWIDKLAENNRRYRTLFEMSNDAIFICPSLTETFVTVNENFCAWLGYTHQELVNLSLRDLTPPDEFQKASETLEGLDQQNPITFQTELSRKNRSRLPLEIRAIRIVHDEREFVQGFARDLSEVKALSAQLKEHHSFGNLIGKNRKMQEIFELIRLVAPMKTTVLIQGESGTGKEPIAHAIHDNSERTKKPFIRVNCAGLVDNLLESELFGHVKGAFTDAIATREGRFAAADRGTLFLDEIGELSLGTQAKLLRVLQEGEYEMVGSTETRKVDVRVIAATNRILKTEIDAGRFREDLYYRLNVVPITPPPLRERRDDIPRLIEHFIEKFNQQTQKSIHRASPDTLEILVDYTYPGNVRELENIIEHAFVKCQGGSIEKQHLPPDLISSRDDIVTQALRESNPLAALERELVQRVLEESDGKPQLAAQRLGISRTTLWRKLKAV; encoded by the coding sequence GTGAAGTGGATTAACATTGCTAAAACATCTGAAATTGAACCGGGACAGAATATCCTCGTCAAATGGGACGGCGAAAACATTGCAATCTTCAATACAGGCACAGAATTTTACGCGATCAATAATACCTGCCCGCATCAGGGGGGACCCCTCAACGAGGGAACACTGGCGGGTGAAGTCGTTACCTGCCCATGGCACGGTTGGCAATACAATCTGAAAAGTGGATGTCCGATTACCACGCCAAACCTCCGAACCTATCCACTTCGGCTTGATAGAGATACACTTCAGATCGCAATCTCCCCTGAAGTATCAGCAAACAACAGGCTCGAAGGGACTGTTTTTAACCAAACCATTGAAACCGATCAGGTCTATGAAATCCTTGAGCAGATTCAGCTTGGAAAGACACTCGATGAAGTCTTTGAGAATATCCACGAGGGACTTCAGAATGTGGTCCCACATAACCGATTAGGGATCGCACTCATTGACGAATCCTCCGGTAATTTAGTGCAGTGCAAAACGAAATCCAACAGAAAAATCTTGCTGGACAACGGGTTTTCAGCAAAGATCAAGGGGTCAAGCCTTGAGCCTATCCTCAATTCAGGGGAAGCACGGATTATTGACGATTTTCAGGAAATTCTCGCAAGAAGACCGACGGACTGGACAAGACTGATGGTCCAAGAAGGGATGCGCTCAAATCTGACACTTCCACTTAAAGTGCAGGGCAAACCCATTGGGGTTGTCTTTTTCACCAGCGAAAAACCCCGGGCATTCTCCGAGGCGCATATTGGACGACTGAAACCGATTGCCGGACAACTCTCAATTCTCATTGAAAAAGGGAATTGGATAGACAAACTCGCCGAAAACAACAGACGATACCGCACACTTTTTGAGATGTCTAACGACGCAATTTTCATTTGTCCATCACTCACAGAAACGTTTGTTACTGTAAACGAAAATTTCTGTGCATGGCTTGGTTACACACACCAAGAACTCGTCAATCTGTCCCTGCGTGATCTAACGCCCCCTGATGAATTTCAAAAAGCCAGCGAAACGCTCGAAGGCCTCGACCAACAGAATCCTATTACTTTCCAAACTGAACTATCCCGTAAAAACAGAAGCCGCTTACCATTGGAAATTCGAGCGATCCGGATTGTGCATGACGAACGGGAATTTGTCCAGGGGTTCGCGCGCGATCTTTCGGAGGTAAAGGCACTCAGTGCCCAACTGAAGGAGCACCATTCGTTTGGGAATCTCATTGGGAAAAATCGGAAAATGCAGGAGATTTTCGAGTTAATTCGACTCGTCGCGCCCATGAAAACGACCGTCCTGATTCAAGGTGAAAGCGGGACCGGCAAAGAACCGATCGCTCACGCAATCCACGACAATAGCGAGAGGACGAAAAAACCCTTCATCCGCGTCAATTGCGCTGGCTTGGTCGATAATTTGTTGGAGAGTGAACTCTTTGGACATGTCAAAGGTGCGTTTACGGATGCCATCGCAACGCGCGAAGGACGGTTCGCAGCCGCGGACCGCGGTACCCTTTTTCTTGATGAAATCGGTGAGTTAAGTCTCGGAACACAAGCAAAGTTGCTCCGCGTCTTGCAAGAGGGCGAATATGAAATGGTCGGTTCAACCGAAACAAGGAAAGTAGATGTTCGTGTCATTGCAGCAACAAATCGAATCCTGAAAACAGAAATTGATGCTGGACGTTTTCGCGAGGATTTATACTACAGGCTCAATGTCGTCCCGATTACACCGCCGCCACTCCGTGAAAGACGAGATGACATTCCACGCCTCATTGAACACTTTATCGAAAAATTCAATCAACAGACCCAAAAATCTATTCATCGCGCCTCACCCGATACCCTTGAAATCTTAGTGGATTATACTTACCCCGGCAATGTGCGAGAGTTGGAGAACATTATAGAGCATGCATTCGTTAAATGTCAGGGTGGCAGCATCGAAAAGCAACATCTACCGCCCGATCTTATTTCGTCGCGGGATGATATTGTTACGCAGGCACTCAGGGAAAGCAATCCGCTTGCTGCCTTGGAACGTGAACTCGTTCAACGGGTTTTGGAGGAGTCTGATGGAAAGCCGCAACTCGCTGCACAACGTTTGGGAATCAGTCGGACAACCCTATGGCGCAAACTCAAGGCAGTATAG
- a CDS encoding VOC family protein, with the protein MSRYLEHANMTVNDLEKAIDFLTTAFPEFRVRGGGDNANGTKWCHLGTDDFYIALSDRKHPFTGDRKGTYVNHLGFAVDDAEGIRERMLAAGYKEGYKVEPHPHRKRIYFIDADGFEWEFVEYFTDEPAKRNDYSQ; encoded by the coding sequence ATGAGCCGTTATCTTGAACACGCCAACATGACCGTGAATGATCTTGAAAAAGCGATCGATTTCCTAACAACCGCCTTCCCAGAATTTCGAGTCAGGGGTGGTGGTGATAATGCGAACGGAACGAAATGGTGTCATCTTGGGACTGACGATTTTTATATTGCGTTGTCAGACCGCAAGCATCCGTTCACAGGTGACCGGAAAGGCACCTATGTGAACCATCTCGGTTTTGCTGTTGATGACGCTGAAGGTATCAGGGAACGTATGCTCGCTGCCGGATATAAGGAAGGTTATAAAGTCGAACCACATCCCCATCGAAAACGGATCTATTTCATTGATGCGGATGGTTTTGAATGGGAGTTCGTCGAATACTTCACGGATGAGCCAGCGAAACGGAACGATTATTCACAGTGA
- a CDS encoding superoxide dismutase family protein, producing the protein MIASSSDSGVTGVAVYTQNGDQITLTVEIQGATPGLHAVHIHANGDCSSPDGTSAGGHWNPTGVAHGKWGEGEFHLGDIGNITVGEDGMGSITLTTDLWEIGTGSDVDIVGRGIIVHAGADDFTSQPSGAAGARIGCGAIVLVE; encoded by the coding sequence ATGATTGCCTCATCGAGCGACAGTGGCGTAACTGGAGTAGCAGTCTACACACAAAACGGCGACCAAATCACGCTCACGGTTGAAATTCAGGGCGCAACCCCCGGTCTTCACGCCGTTCATATCCACGCAAACGGTGATTGCAGTTCACCCGACGGTACATCCGCCGGAGGTCACTGGAATCCCACGGGTGTTGCACACGGAAAATGGGGAGAAGGTGAGTTCCATCTTGGGGACATCGGCAATATCACCGTCGGAGAAGATGGAATGGGCAGTATTACATTGACGACGGATCTCTGGGAGATCGGCACCGGTTCCGACGTAGATATTGTCGGTCGAGGTATTATTGTCCATGCCGGTGCGGACGATTTCACTTCGCAGCCTTCGGGGGCTGCTGGTGCGCGTATCGGGTGCGGTGCCATTGTATTAGTAGAATAG
- a CDS encoding mandelate racemase/muconate lactonizing enzyme family protein, which produces MKIQKIQAFPLAYPEPHYKGIERYITLARVESDDGLVGWGECISQFREATLATQIIIDQGFAPMLTGEDALDVERHWHKMLDHIWWYGPEGIAAFAVSAVDMALWDLKGKALGLPVCQLLGGQLHDKIAAMASFIFDMEDLDWTLNEFRWLREQNYRIVKGGWGMRPEAVFGLDRQRDIEMIRRVREVIGDELEFVIDTPGHRRIWDVPTAIQRFRDLEPYRLKWIEQPLPPQNFEAYAQLRSAVMTPIGTGEDEWDVESYKRLIQSGGVDIVQIDPGRCHGLTGSRRVIKLVEAENLLFSAHSWSSALNTAASLHMLASSPHADCTDFKPHESPMQHELVSDPWAQEDGYVAIRDVPGLGVTVREDIVEKYLFG; this is translated from the coding sequence ATGAAAATTCAAAAAATTCAGGCGTTTCCACTTGCATATCCAGAGCCACACTACAAAGGTATCGAGCGTTACATCACGCTTGCCCGCGTGGAGAGCGACGACGGTCTCGTGGGTTGGGGGGAGTGTATCTCGCAATTCCGAGAAGCGACACTCGCAACACAGATAATTATTGACCAGGGATTTGCACCAATGCTTACCGGTGAAGATGCCTTAGATGTGGAACGACACTGGCATAAAATGCTCGACCACATCTGGTGGTATGGTCCTGAAGGCATCGCTGCGTTCGCCGTCAGTGCTGTGGATATGGCGTTATGGGACTTAAAGGGCAAAGCCCTCGGTCTACCCGTCTGCCAACTCCTTGGGGGTCAACTTCACGACAAAATCGCTGCAATGGCATCATTCATCTTCGATATGGAAGACTTGGACTGGACACTGAACGAATTTCGGTGGTTGCGTGAGCAAAACTACCGTATCGTCAAAGGCGGATGGGGGATGCGACCCGAGGCGGTATTCGGTCTCGATCGCCAGCGTGATATTGAGATGATTCGTCGTGTGCGTGAGGTGATTGGGGATGAACTTGAGTTTGTGATTGATACACCTGGTCACCGGCGTATTTGGGATGTCCCGACAGCGATTCAACGTTTCCGGGACCTCGAACCCTATCGGCTCAAATGGATTGAGCAACCCCTGCCCCCCCAAAACTTTGAAGCATACGCCCAACTGCGGTCAGCGGTTATGACACCCATCGGGACAGGTGAGGATGAATGGGATGTCGAAAGTTACAAACGCCTTATCCAGTCGGGTGGCGTTGATATCGTACAAATCGATCCGGGGCGTTGCCATGGACTCACCGGTAGCCGACGTGTCATCAAACTCGTTGAGGCGGAGAATCTTCTGTTCAGTGCCCATTCATGGAGCAGTGCCTTAAACACCGCTGCGAGTCTGCACATGCTTGCGAGTTCACCGCATGCCGATTGCACGGATTTTAAGCCCCATGAATCCCCGATGCAGCATGAATTGGTCAGCGATCCGTGGGCCCAAGAGGACGGTTATGTCGCTATCCGAGACGTTCCGGGATTGGGGGTCACGGTGCGAGAAGATATTGTGGAAAAATATCTGTTTGGATAG
- a CDS encoding zinc-binding dehydrogenase — MKTQTIRYGENGGVEIIDVNVSNLQADEVQVQSAACGVCAWDLATFRDGGYAPPGHEGVGYVTKVGSGVPDIEEGMRVASVALGFDGIKNCPAENIYVLPESDISDEYWLVEPVSCVVTGLDTAPLRPADNVAVIGCGFMGLMFVQAMSRFYTNDLIAIDLVEKRLNLAKSLGAELTYNPQEIPASELVSELKARPIDVVFDCSGKGAGLNLATKIVRRGGHINLFGCIREQVTFNGSEWHGGAFNLVSSSPGAKIRDTFPPAIRLLERGHIDLRPLITHIVPLQDYPALLKEATGGDAGGDGSYIKGVVKAV, encoded by the coding sequence ATGAAAACGCAAACGATCAGGTATGGAGAAAACGGTGGGGTCGAGATTATTGATGTTAATGTATCCAATCTGCAGGCGGATGAAGTGCAGGTTCAAAGTGCCGCCTGTGGGGTCTGTGCATGGGACTTAGCGACCTTTCGGGATGGTGGTTACGCGCCTCCGGGGCATGAAGGCGTTGGTTATGTCACAAAAGTTGGGAGCGGGGTCCCGGATATTGAGGAGGGGATGCGTGTTGCGAGTGTAGCGTTGGGATTCGATGGTATCAAGAACTGTCCAGCTGAAAACATATATGTCCTTCCGGAATCGGATATTTCGGATGAGTATTGGCTCGTTGAGCCGGTTTCATGCGTTGTAACTGGGCTCGACACTGCCCCTTTGCGACCCGCTGACAACGTTGCAGTTATCGGGTGTGGTTTTATGGGACTTATGTTCGTTCAGGCAATGAGCCGATTCTACACAAATGACCTGATCGCCATTGATCTCGTTGAGAAACGTCTGAACCTGGCGAAATCGCTCGGTGCTGAACTCACGTATAATCCTCAGGAAATCCCTGCCTCCGAGTTAGTGTCGGAGCTAAAAGCGCGTCCGATTGACGTGGTATTTGACTGTTCTGGCAAAGGGGCAGGGTTAAATCTCGCCACGAAGATTGTTCGTAGAGGTGGGCATATCAATCTCTTCGGTTGTATTCGGGAGCAAGTAACATTCAACGGTTCCGAGTGGCATGGCGGTGCGTTCAATTTGGTGAGTTCGTCGCCGGGTGCGAAGATTCGGGACACGTTCCCACCAGCGATCCGGCTTCTTGAGCGTGGGCATATTGACCTGAGACCACTCATAACGCACATCGTCCCACTGCAGGATTATCCGGCACTCCTCAAGGAAGCAACGGGTGGAGACGCGGGTGGAGACGGAAGTTACATCAAAGGTGTTGTGAAAGCCGTGTAA